One Neoarius graeffei isolate fNeoGra1 chromosome 19, fNeoGra1.pri, whole genome shotgun sequence genomic region harbors:
- the LOC132868051 gene encoding nuclear receptor coactivator 7, with translation MLLKHKVSMSERTEENIRILFFCRGCEEPYVQIIMVRKEKRSQSVYSSPSVLISEDEDTEDTLPVLQQDSHIIREHHIEKLAPRLPARVQCSPWQLVYSTEIHGTSLKTLYRKTTEIQQPVLLLIQDTHNQVFGAFSSDSFRVSDCCYGTGETFLFTFSPKFKMFQWSGENSYFVRGFLDSLQLGAGGGPFGLWLDSDLLRGSTFSCNTFRNTPLSPHHDFSVQVLEVWSFQ, from the exons ATGTTACTGAAACACAAGGTCAGTATGAGCGAGAGAACCGAGGAGAACATAAGGATCCTGTTCTTCTGCAGAGGCTGTGAGGAACCGTATGTTCAG ATCATCATGGTGAGGAAGGAGAAACGTTCCCAGAGTGTGTACAGCTCTCCAAGTGTGTTGATATCTGAGGATGAGGACACTGAGGACACACTTCCTGTGCTGCAGCAGGACAGTCACATCATCAGGGAGCATCACATAGAGAAG ttaGCTCCACGTCTCCCAGCTCGTGTTCAGTGCTCTCCCTGGCAGCTGGTTTACAGCACAGAAATTCACGGCACCAGCCTGAAAACCCTGTACAGGAAAACAACAGAAATCCAACAACCGGTACTACTGCTGATACAAGACACACACAACcag gtattcGGGGCATTTTCCTCAGACTCGTTCAGAGTGAGTGATTGCTGCTACGGAACTGGGGAAACGTTCCTCTTCACATTCAGCCCCAAGTTTAAG atgttccAGTGGAGTGGAGAGAACTCGTACTTTGTGAGAGGGTTCCTCGACTCGCTGCAGCTCGGAGCGGGAGG agggcCATTCGGGTTGTGGTTAGACTCGGATCTTCTCCGTGGCTCGACGTTTTCCTGTAACACTTTCCGTAACACTCCTCTGTCTCCACATCACGACTTCAGCGTGCAGGTGCTCGAGGTGTGGAGCTTCCAGTGA